A genomic region of Dreissena polymorpha isolate Duluth1 chromosome 4, UMN_Dpol_1.0, whole genome shotgun sequence contains the following coding sequences:
- the LOC127879608 gene encoding anhydro-N-acetylmuramic acid kinase-like, with product MSSFVGIGCMSGSSLDGLDVCCVEFTGDICSDLWGYRILNAETISYDEQWTERLRNAAMLSAAHFVKLNVDYGLFVGHSVARFITKHRLDHKVQFVASHGHSLFHSPHDGVAFQLGDGEVTATVLKVPFVTSFRSKDVCLGGQGAPLVPCGEKFLFRNSDICVNLGGIANIGVRGLVGYDICACNIMLNYLASKANAGMAFDKDGELARNGNVIPEVLVKLKNIAYYQDAAPKSLWTDYIDSNIMPILDTDKYIVVDLLRTCTEHVASMAANACLEAKNSLATTLLGNAPTVLITGGGALNKFLMENIRQLIEVQGLVVQEVDEETINFKEALIFAFLGMRCLLGVENVFRETTGARKDSVSGSIHRPATCPALKNKSLLH from the exons ATGTCGTCTTTCGTAGGAATCGGATGTATGTCGGGCTCGTCACTTGACGGCCTAGACGTGTGCTGCGTTGAATTTACGGGTGACATTTGTTCGGACCTCTGGGGATACAGGATTCTCAATGCGGAAACCATCTCATACGACGAACAGTGGACGGAGCGCTTACGTAACGCCGCGATGCTGTCGGCCGCGCATTTCGTCAAACTAAACGTCGATTACGGGCTTTTCGTCGGCCACAGCGTGGCGCGATTTATCACCAAACACAGGCTTGATCATAAGGTCCAATTTGTCGCCTCCCATGGACATAGTTTGTTTCACAGTCCACACGATGGCGTCGCCTTTCAACTGGGTGACGGCGAAGTGACGGCGACGGTGCTAAAAGTCCCGTTCGTAACCAGCTTCCGGTCTAAGGACGTCTGTCTTGGTGGCCAGGGAGCGCCGCTAGTCCCATGTGGAGAAAAATTCCTTTTTAGAAACAGCGATATTTGTGTCAATTTGGGTGGGATCGCAAATATCGGGGTGAGAGGCCTGGTGGGGTATGACATCTGTGCGTGTAACATTATGCTTAACTATTTGGCGTCAAAAGCAAACGCTGGTATGGCGTTCGATAAAGACGGGGAGCTGGCTAGAAATGGCAACGTAATCCCGGAAGTGCTTGTGAAGCTGAAAAACATCGCCTACTACCAGGATGCAGCGCCGAAATCACTCTGGACAGATTATATCGACTCGAACATTATGCCTATACTAGAT ACTGACAAGTACATTGTCGTCGATCTCCTGCGCACGTGCACGGAGCACGTAGCTTCCATGGCAGCGAACGCGTGCCTGGAGGCGAAAAACTCCCTAGCAACCACGTTGCTTGGCAACGCACCAACGGTGCTTATAACGGGAGGGGGCGCTTTAAACAAGTTCCTTATGGAGAACATACGACAACTTATTGAAGTGCAAGGACTTGTTGTTCAGGAAGTAGACGAGGAAACCATTAATTTCAAGGAAGCCCTGATTTTTGCTTTCCTTGGCATGCGCTGTTTGCTGGGCGTCGAGAATGTCTTTCGGGAAACAACCGGTGCTCGGAAAGATTCGGTTTCCGGAAGTATCCACAGACCAGCAACGTGTCCGGCGTTAAAAAACAAAAGTCTGTTGCACTGA